In the Ipomoea triloba cultivar NCNSP0323 chromosome 6, ASM357664v1 genome, one interval contains:
- the LOC116022035 gene encoding coatomer subunit alpha-2-like: MLTKFETKSNRVKGLSFHSKRPWILASLHSGVIQLWDYRMGTLIDRFDEHDGPVRGVHFHNSQPLFVSGGDDYKIKVWNYKQHRCLFTLLGHLDYIRTVQFHHESPWIVSASDDQTIRIWNWQSRTCISVLTGHNHYVMSASFHPKEDLVVSVSLDQTVRVWDIGALRKKTVSPADDILRLSQMNSDFFGGVDVVVKYVLEGHDRGVNWASFHPTLPLIVSGADDRQVKIWRMNDTKAWEVDTLRGHMNNVSCVLFHARQDVIVSNSEDKSIRVWDATKRTPLQTFRREHDRFWILAAHPEMNLLAAGHDSGMIVFKLERERPAFSVSGDSLFYVKDRFLRIYEYSTQKDTQLIPIRRPGSNSLNQGPRTLSYSATENAVLICSDVDGGSYELYVVPKDSYGRGDTVQDAKRGSGGSAVFIARQRFAVLEKSTNQVLVKNLKNEIVKKSILPIATDAIFYAGTGNVLCRAEDRVVIFDLQQRIVLGDLQTSFVRYVVWSNDMESIALLGKHSIVIADKKLVNRCTLHETIRVKSGAWDDNGVFIYTTLTHIKYCLPNGDSGIIKTLDIPVYITKIYGNTIFCLDRDGKNRPIIIDSTEYIFKLSLLKKRYDQVMSMIKNSELCGQAMIAYLQQKGFPEVALHFVKDERTRFNLALESGNIEIALESAKKIDEKDHWYRLGVEALRQGNAGIVEYAYQKTKNFERLSFLYLITGNLEKLSKMMKIAEVKNEVMGQFHNALYLGDIRERVKILENAGHLPLAYITASVHGLSDIAERLAEELGGNVPSLPKQKTHSLLLPQKPISGGGDWPLLMVTKGIFGGALDIGNRGAQEDDEEPTDADWGESLDIGEVENMQNGDINIVLEEVEGQEENDEGGWDLEDLDLPPDAETPKAAPNARSSVFIAPTPGMPVSQIWVQKSSLAAEHAAAGNFDTAMRLLNRQLGIRNFNPLKQLFTDLHVGSHTYLLASASAPVISVAVERGWSESASPNVRGPPALVFNFSQLEEKLKSGYKLTTQGKFSEALRTFQSILHTIPLIVVESRREVDEVKELVIIVKEYVLGLQMELKRKETKDNPVRQQELAAYFTHCNLQVPHLRLALQNAMTVCYKARNMMTAANFARRLLETNPTVESQAKLARQVLQAAEKNMQDASQLNYDFRNPFVVCGATYVPIYRGQKDVTCPYCNAHFVPSQEGQLCSVCDLSAIGADASGLLCSSAQVR; encoded by the exons ATGTTGACGAAGTTCGAGACGAAGAGTAACCGAGTGAAGGGGCTGAGCTTCCACAGTAAGCGGCCATGGATCCTGGCCAGTCTTCACAGTGGCGTGATCCAGCTCTGGGACTACCGGATGGGCACCCTCATTGATCGGTTCGACGAGCATGATGGCCCTGTTCGCGGCGTTCACTTCCACAATTCTCAGCCTCTCTTCGTATCTGGAG GTGATGATTATAAAATCAAGGTATGGAATTACAAGCAACATAGGTGTTTGTTTACCCTCCTTGGACATCTCGATTACATCCGGACTGTCCAGTTTCACCATGAATCCCCCTGGATTGTTAGTGCTAGTGATGACCAGACAATCAGGATATGGAATTGGCAGTCTCGTACATGTATTTCTGTCTTGACTGGTCACAACCATTATGTGATGTCTGCATCATTTCATCCCAAAGAGGATTTGGTTGTCTCAGTATCTCTGGATCAGACCGTTCGAGTCTGGGACATTGGGGCCTTGAGGAAGAAAACAGTTTCCCCTGCTGATGACATCCTGCGATTGAGTCAGATGAATTCAGATTTCTTCGGTGGGGTTGATGTTGTGGTGAAGTATGTCTTAGAAGGACATGATAGAGGTGTTAATTGGGCTTCATTTCATCCCACCCTCCCCCTAATTGTGTCTGGTGCAGATGATCGGCAAGTGAAAATTTGGCGAATGAATG ATACAAAAGCTTGGGAAGTGGACACATTGAGGGGCCACATGAACAATGTTTCCTGTGTTTTATTTCATGCAAGGCAAGATGTTATTGTTTCAAATTCGGAAGATAAAAGCATCCGTGTATGGGATGCTACAAAAAGGACTCCTCTTCAGACTTTCCGCAGGGAGCATGACAGGTTCTGGATCCTTGCAGCTCATCCAGAGATGAATCTTCTAGCAGCTGGGCATGACAGTGGGATGATAGTGTTCAAGCTAGAGAGAGAGCGCCCTGCATTTTCTGTGAGTGGAGATTCTCTGTTTTATGTTAAAGACCGGTTCCTTCGTATCTATGAGTATTCAACTCAGAAAGACACACAGTTGATACCAATTCGTAGGCCTGGTTCAAACAGCTTAAATCAAGGTCCCCGAACCCTTTCATACAGTGCTACTGAAAATGCTGTCTTAATATGTTCAGATGTGGATGGGGGTTCTTATGAACTATATGTTGTGCCCAAAGACAGTTATGGGAGGGGTGATACAGTTCAAGATGCAAAGAGAGGAAGTGGAGGATCAGCAGTGTTTATTGCTCGGCAGAGGTTTGCGGTGCTTGAGAAGAGTACCAATCAAGTTCTAGTCAAGAATCTCAAAAATGAAATTGTCAAGAAAAGTATTCTTCCAATTGCTACTGATGCAATATTTTATGCTGGGACTGGAAATGTACTGTGCCGGGCAGAGGACAGGGTGGTGATATTTGATCTCCAGCAGCGGATTGTACTTGGAGATCTTCAAACATCTTTTGTTAGGTATGTTGTTTGGTCAAATGACATGGAGAGTATTGCTTTGCTTGGCAAACATTCTATTGTCATAGCTGATAAAAAGTTGGTGAATCGCTGCACGCTTCATGAGACCATTCGTGTTAAGAGTGGAGCCTGGGATGACAATGGAGTTTTCATATATACAACACTGACCCACATTAAGTATTGCCTTCCTAATGGGGATAGTGGAATTATCAAGACCTTGGATATCCCAGTATATATTACTAAAATCTATGGGAACACCATTTTTTGCTTGGACAGAGATGGGAAAAACCGTCCCATTATCATAGATTCAACTGAGTACATTTTCAAGCTATCCTTGCTAAAGAAGAGATATGACCAGGTTATGAGCATGATTAAGAACTCAGAACTCTGTGGGCAAGCAATGATTGCCTATTTGCAGCAGAAAGGCTTTCCAGAAGTTGCTCTCCATTTTGTGAAAGATGAGCGTACTCGTTTCAACTTAGCTCTTGAGAGTGGGAACATTGAGATTGCACTTGAATCTGCTAAGAAGATAGATGAGAAAGATCACTGGTATAGGCTAGGGGTGGAGGCCCTTCGCCAGGGTAATGCTGGCATTGTTGAGTATGCATACCAGAAGACGAAAAACTTTGAAAGACTATCTTTTCTATATCTGATAACTGGGAATCTGGAGAAGTTATCTAAGATGATGAAAATTGCTGAGGTGAAAAATGAAGTGATGGGTCAGTTCCACAATGCTTTGTACCTTGGAGACATTCGTGAACGTGTCAAGATTTTGGAAAATGCTGGTCATCTTCCCCTTGCCTACATCACAGCCTCAGTCCATGGGCTTAGTGATATTGCTGAGCGCCTTGCAGAAGAACTTGGTGGTAATGTCCCTTCTTTGCCTAAGCAGAAGACTCATTCTCTTTTGTTGCCCCAAAAACCTATCTCTGGTGGAGGAGATTGGCCTCTATTGATGGTTACTAAAGGAATATTTGGAGGTGCTTTGGATATTGGAAACAGGGGTGCACAGGAGGACGATGAAGAACCTACTGATGCTGATTGGGGTGAGTCATTGGATATTGGTGAGGTTGAAAATATGCAGAATGGTGACATCAATATAGTCTTGGAGGAGGTGGAAGGTCAAGAAGAAAATGACGAGGGAGGATGGGACCTTGAGGATCTGGATCTGCCACCTGATGCTGAGACACCTAAGGCTGCTCCTAATGCACGCTCTTCTGTTTTCATTGCCCCAACCCCTGGTATGCCCGTGAGCCAGATTTGGGTGCAAAAATCATCTCTTGCTGCCGAACATGCAGCTGCTGGCAATTTTGACACTGCAATGCGGTTGCTGAACAGACAGTTAGGCATTAGGAACTTCAATCCTCTAAAACAATTGTTTACTGATCTCCACGTAGGCAGTCACACTTACTTGCTTGCCTCCGCTTCAGCCCCAGTGATTTCAGTGGCTGTTGAGAGAGGTTGGAGTGAATCAGCAAGTCCTAATGTGCGAGGTCCTCCTGCTCTTGTTTTCAATTTCTCTCAGTTGGAAGAGAAACTTAAAAGTGGTTATAAGCTGACAACTCAAGGGAAATTCTCCGAGGCCCTTCGAACTTTCCAGAGCATCCTCCACACCATTCCCCTGATTGTTGTTGAGTCAAGACGAGAAGTGGACGAGGTTAAGGAACTGGTTATCATTGTCAAGGAGTATGTTTTGGGTTTGCAAATGGAGCTTAAGAGGAAGGAAACAAAGGACAACCCTGTTCGACAGCAAGAGTTAGCTGCCTACTTCACCCATTGTAACCTCCAGGTTCCCCATTTGAGACTCGCGTTACAGAATGCCATGACTGTGTGCTACAAGGCCCGCAACATGATGACAGCAGCCAACTTTGCTAGGAGACTCTTGGAGACCAATCCGACTGTTGAATCCCAGGCCAAGCTAGCCCGACAAGTTCTGCAGGCAGCTGAGAAAAACATGCAAGACGCTTCACAGCTGAATTACGACTTCAGAAATCCTTTTGTCGTTTGTGGGGCAACATACGTCCCTATCTACCGTGGACAGAAGGATGTCACTTGCCCCTACTGCAACGCTCATTTTGTTCCATCCCAAGAAGGGCAGCTTTGCTCTGTTTGTGATCTTTCAGCCATTGGAGCAGATGCATCCGGCTTACTTTGTTCCTCCGCACAGGTCAGATGA
- the LOC116022036 gene encoding V-type proton ATPase subunit a2-like, with product MAEGGRCCPTMDLMRSEPMQLAQLIIPMELAHKAISNLGDHGLFQFKDLNAEKSPFQRTYAVQIKRCGEMARRLRFFREQMTKAGFSPSSGSVMCRNVTLDGLEVKLGELEAELVEMNGNSEKLERSYNELLEYRLVMQKAGEFFHSAQSSASAQQRQFEEHNLVEGSIDSPLLLEQTMSADPSKQVKLGYVSGLVSREKSMAFERILFRATRGNVFLKQVVLDDTVIDPVSGEKVEKNVFITFYSGERARNKILKICDAFGANRYPFMDDIGKQYQIITEVSGKLSELKTTIQVGQAHKENLLKAIAFEFEQWNLLVKKEKSVYHTLNMLNFDVTKKCLVGEGWCPIFATSQIQNALHKAALDCNSQVGAVFQVLHTTESPPTYFRTNKFTSAFQEIVDAYGVAKYQEANPGVFTIVTFPFLFAVMFGDWGHGICLFLATLYFVLREKKLSSQKLGDIMEMAFGGRYVILMMALFSIYTGFIYNEFFSVPFEIFGRSAYACSDPSCRDAFTTGLIKVRDTYPFGVDPEWHGTRSELPFLNSLKMKMSILLGVAQMNLGIILSYFNAKFFKNGINIWHQFVPQMIFLNSLFGYLTVLIILKWCTGSQADLYHVMIYMFLSPTDDLGENQMFTGQKYLQILLVLLAVVAVPWMLFPKPLLLKKQHEERHRGQSYAPLQNADDASELETDNHGHGHGHEDFEFSEVFVHQLIHTIEFVLGAISNTASYLRLWALSLAHSELSSVFYDKVLLLAMEFNNIVILIIGIIVFICATVGVLLVMETLSAFLHALRLHWVEFQNKFYEGDGYKFSPFSFATIGQDDDE from the exons ATGGCGGAGGGAGGAAGATGTTGTCCGACGATGGATCTGATGCGGTCGGAGCCGATGCAATTGGCGCAGTTGATCATTCCGATGGAATTGGCTCACAAAGCTATCTCCAACCTCGGCGACCATGGCCTCTTCCAATTCAAAGAC CTCAATGCTGAGAAGAGCCCATTCCAGAGGACATATGCAGTCCAG ATTAAAAGATGTGGCGAAATGGCACGCAGACTTCGGTTTTTCCGGGAGCAAATGACAAAGGCGGGTTTCTCACCTTCATCAGGGTCTGTAATGTGCAGGAATGTCACTCTGgatggattggag GTAAAACTTGGAGAACTTGAAGCAGAGCTGGTTGAAATGAATGGAAACAGTGAAAAGTTGGAGCGGTCTTATAATGAACTTCTAGAATATAGGCTTGTTATGCAGAAG GCTGGTGAATTTTTCCATTCAGCTCAAAGCAGTGCTTCTGCTCAGCAGAGACAATTCGAGGAGCACAACCTTGTTGAGGGATCAATTGATAGTCCTCTGCTATTGGAGCAG ACAATGTCAGCTGATCCATCAAAGCAAGTTAAGCTGGGATATGTCAGTGGCCTTGTTTCAAGAGAAAAATCTATGGCATTTGAAAGGATTCTGTTTCGTGCAACCAGGGGAAATGTGTTTCTAAAGCAAGTTGTTTTAGATGATACTGTCATAGATCCTGTTTCCGGAGAAAAG GTTGAGAAAAAtgtatttattactttttattctGGAGAAAGAGCAAGGaacaaaatattgaaaatcTGTGATGCATTTGGAGCTAATCGATACCCATTCATGGATGACATCGGCAAACAATATCAGATAATAACTGAG GTATCAGGAAAACTTTCAGAATTGAAAACCACTATACAAGTTGGACAGGCGCACAAGGAAAATCTGTTAAAGGCTATTGCCTTTGAATTTGAACAATGGAACCTTCTG GTGAAGAAGGAGAAATCTGTCTACCACACATTAAATATGCTAAATTTTGATGTGACCAAAAAGTGCCTTGTAGGAGAGGGCTGGTGTCCAATTTTTGCAACAAGCCAG ATACAAAATGCATTGCATAAGGCAGCTTTAGATTGCAACTCACAAGTTGGGGCTGTGTTCCAGGTGTTGCATACCACAGAATCACCACCCACATATTTCCGCACAAACAAATTTACTTCTGCTTTCCAAGAAATTGTTGATGCATATGG GGTGGCGAAATATCAAGAAGCAAATCCAGGTGTTTTCACAATTGTGACATTTCCCTTCCTATTTGCCGTCATGTTTGGAGACTGGGGACACGGGATATGTTTGTTTCttgcaacattatattttgttcTCCGTGAGAAGAAACTTTCCAGCCAG AAGCTCGGTGATATAATGGAGATGGCTTTTGGTGGCCGATATGTTATTCTTATGATGGCATTGTTCTCAATATACACAGgatttatatataatgaatttttttctgTACCTTTTGAAATATTTGGGCGCTCAGCTTATGCTTGTAGTGATCCTTCCTGCAG GGATGCTTTTACAACGGGCTTAATTAAGGTCCGTGACACCTACCCATTTGGTGTTGATCCTGAATGGCATGGCACCCGCAGTGAATTACCATTTCTTAATTCTTTGAAAATGAAGATGTCAATTCTATTAGGTGTAGCTCAGATGAACCTTGGAATCATTCTCAGCTACTTTAAtgcaaaattctttaaaaatggGATAAACATCTG GCATCAATTTGTTCCCCAGATGATTTTCTTAAACAGCCTTTTTGGCTACCTTACAGttctaataattttgaaatggTGCACTGGTTCTCAAGCTGATCTCTACCATGTTATGATTTATATGTTTCTGAGCCCTACTGATGATTTGGGAGAGAATCAGATGTTTACTGGGCAAAAGTACCTTCAG ATTTTGCTGGTATTACTCGCAGTTGTTGCTGTTCCATGGATGCTGTTTCCAAAGCCATTACTTTTGAAGAAGCAACACGAGGAA AGACATCGAGGTCAATCCTATGCTCCGCTTCAGAATGCTGATGATGCATCTGAATTAGAAACAGACAATCATGGACATGGACATGGACATGAAGATTTTGAATTCAGTGAAGTTTTTGTACATCAACTAATTCATACAATAGAATTTGTTCTCGGAGCAATCTCCAACACAGCTTCTTACCTACGGCTGTGGGCCCTCAG TCTTGCTCATTCAGAACTATCGAGTGTGTTTTATGACAAAGTTCTACTTCTTGCAATGGA GTTCAACAACATCGTTATCCTCATAATTGGCATAATAGTATTTATATGTGCGACGGTGGGTGTTCTTCTGGTGATGGAAACTCTGAGTGCCTTTTTGCATGCCTTGAGGCTTCACTGGGTTGAGTTCCAGAACAAGTTCTACGAGGGGGATGGATAtaaattttctccattttcattCGCCACAATTGGCCAGGACGATGATGAGTGA
- the LOC116022037 gene encoding cysteine proteinase 15A-like yields MDRFSLLSLLILALTTAACAVRADEDPLIRQVVSDGEDDDLLNADHHFTLFKSKFGKSYATQEEHDYRLSVFKANLRRAKRHQMLDPSAVHGVTKFSDLTPKEFRRTYLGIRKSSSSKQKLKLKLPADAHAAEILPTSDLPSDFDWRDYGAVTAVKDQGSCGSCWSFSTTGALEGANFLATGELVSLSEQQLVDCDHLCDPEEAGACDAGCNGGLMTTAYEYVLQSGGLEKEKDYPYTGRDGTCKFDKSKIAAAVANFSVVSLDEDQIAANLVKHGPLSVGINSIFMQTYIGGVSCPYICSKKNLDHGVLIVGYGAAGYAPIRFKDKPYWIIKNSWGENWGEEGYYKICRGNNICGVDSMVSTVTAASTIKQ; encoded by the exons ATGGATCGGTTTTCTCTCCTCTCCCTACTGATACTCGCCTTAACGACGGCGGCGTGCGCCGTGCGCGCCGACGAGGATCCGTTGATCCGGCAGGTCGTGTCGGACGGCGAGGACGATGATCTGCTCAACGCCGACCATCACTTCACGCTGTTCAAGTCCAAGTTCGGGAAGAGCTACGCGACGCAGGAGGAGCACGACTACAGGCTCTCCGTCTTCAAGGCTAACTTGCGCCGCGCTAAGCGCCACCAGATGCTGGATCCCTCCGCCGTCCACGGCGTCACGAAGTTCTCCGATCTCACTCCTAAGGAGTTCCGGCGGACCTACCTCGGAATCAGGAAAAGCAGCTCCAGCAAGCAGAAGCTCAAGCTCAAGCTCCCAGCCGATGCTCATGCGGCTGAGATCCTCCCGACCAGCGATCTCCCCTCCGACTTCGACTGGCGTGACTATGGTGCCGTAACCGCCGTAAAGGATCAG GGTTCATGTGGATCGTGCTGGTCGTTTAGTACCACGGGAGCGTTGGAAGGAGCAAATTTTCTGGCGACCGGTGAGCTAGTGAGCCTCAGTGAGCAGCAGCTTGTGGACTGCGACCATTTG TGTGACCCTGAGGAAGCTGGTGCATGTGATGCAGGGTGTAATGGTGGATTGATGACCACTGCCTATGAGTATGTACTCCAGTCAGGTGGTCTTGAGAAGGAAAAGGATTATCCCTACACTGGGAGGGATGGCACTTGCAAGTTTGATAAAAGCAAAATCGCTGCTGCTGTTGCTAACTTCAGCGTAGTCTCCCTTGATGAAGATCAAATTGCTGCGAATCTGGTTAAACACGGTCCACTTTCAG TGGGAATCAATTCCATTTTCATGCAGACATACATCGGAGGAGTTTCTTGCCCATACATTTGTTCAAAGAAAAATTTGGACCACGGGGTGCTCATAGTGGGGTATGGTGCCGCTGGCTACGCCCCTATTAGGTTCAAGGACAAGCCATACTGGATCATCAAGAATTCTTGGGGAGAAAACTGGGGAGAGGAAGGATATTACAAGATCTGCAGGGGCAATAATATCTGTGGGGTAGATTCCATGGTTTCAACCGTGACTGCTGCTAGCACTATTAAGCAGTAA
- the LOC116023313 gene encoding uncharacterized acetyltransferase At3g50280-like isoform X1, translating to MRERVFHFSPESLAKLKARANQECNHGTTSNSKISTLQSLSAHIWRCITRARNLPATTITNCWMSINNRSRLDPPLSNEYFGNCAQVVRGTTTAGELLEHGLGWAALKLHRAVASHDDAVIREWVNAWIESAFVYHLGQFFDPYSVMMGSSPRFDMYGVEFGLGKAVAIRSGYANKFDGKVSLYPGVEGGRSMDLEICLSPQSMGALESDMAFMDTVA from the exons ATGAGGGAAAGAGTCTTCCATTTCTCGCCGGAATCCCTAGCCAAGCTCAAAGCCAGAGCTAATCAAGAATGCAAT CATGGCACCACCTCCAACTCCAAGATTTCGACCCTCCAATCGCTTTCCGCTCATATTTGGAGATGTATAACCAGAGCTCGAAATTTGCCGGCAACCACAATCACAAACTGCTGGATGTCTATAAACAATCGATCCAGGCTCGACCCGCCACTCTCGAACGAATACTTCGGGAATTGCGCCCAGGTCGTTAGGGGCACCACCACGGCCGGAGAGCTTCTCGAGCATGGGCTAGGCTGGGCGGCGTTGAAACTGCACCGGGCAGTGGCGAGCCACGACGACGCGGTGATTCGCGAATGGGTTAACGCGTGGATTGAATCTGCGTTCGTGTATCACCTCGGGCAGTTCTTTGATCCTTACAGTGTAATGATGGGCAGCTCGCCCCGGTTTGATATGTACGGCGTGGAGTTTGGTTTGGGAAAAGCGGTGGCGATTCGAAGCGGATATGCTAATAAGTTCGACGGGAAGGTTTCACTGTACCCTGGGGTTGAAGGTGGACGGAGCATGGATCTTGAAATTTGTCTTTCGCCTCAGTCTATGGGAGCTCTGGAATCTGACATGGCGTTTATGGACACCGTGGCCTAA
- the LOC116023313 gene encoding uncharacterized acetyltransferase At3g50280-like isoform X2, with translation MDPSHPPTVQFISECYITPKPTSEGSKKRVFLSVWDLAILSLHYIQKGHLFAKPPSFDLTTFLHTLKHSLSLTLLHFYPLAGRLSTAKGEDGAGFTVFIDCENSPGARFVLASVDLTVAHILSPRDVPLIVQSFFDHDRAINHDGHGRSLLSIQVTELSDGVFLGFSMNHMVCDGTSFWNFLNTFSEIFRTNNHQNPISPRQPIHDR, from the exons ATGGATCCTTCTCATCCTCCTACGGTTCAGTTCATCTCAGAATGCTACATCACCCCAAAACCCACCTCAGAAGGATCCAAAAAACGTGTGTTTTTATCAGTATGGGACTTAGCTATTCTCTCACTTCACTACATTCAGAAAGGCCACCTTTTTGCCAAGCCTCCATCTTTCGATCTCACCACTTTCTTGCACACCCTCAAGCACAGCCTTTCCCTCACCCTGCTCCATTTTTACCCGCTGGCAGGCCGCCTTTCGACCGCCAAGGGAGAGGATGGCGCTGGGTTTACAGTCTTCATTGACTGCGAAAACAGCCCCGGAGCCAGATTTGTGCTGGCTTCCGTTGATCTCACCGTTGCTCATATCCTTTCTCCCAGGGATGTACCACTCATTGTCCAATCTTTCTTTGACCATGACAG AGCTATCAACCATGACGGTCACGGGAGATCCTTGTTGAGCATCCAGGTTACAGAGCTGAGTGACGGCGTTTTCCTGGGATTTTCCATGAACCACATGGTGTGTGATGGGACATCCTTCTGGAATTTCTTGAACACATTCTCTGAAATATTCAGAACCAATAATCATCAGAACCCCATCTCCCCGCGACAACCAATTCACGATCGCTGA